The Halanaerobiaceae bacterium ANBcell28 genome contains the following window.
GAAAAATGGTGAACAGGAAGAAATAGAATTAAAAAAATTGCTTCCTAAAATGCAAAAAATATTCTTTGATAATTAGTTGATAAGGAAGAAATAGTAAGGAATATGGGGAATGGTTGTTGTTCTTTATTGAAGAATGATAATTATTCCTTTTGTATTCAGTAAATTGATATATTTATAGAAACAGGAGGGAATTTTATGCTTAAAAGAAAAGAAAAATTGAAAAGAACACATCAATGTACTTCTCTATCGAAAGCTAATGCTGGTGAAGAAGTGGTTATTACAGGATGGGTGCAAAAACGAAGAGACTTTGGCGGAATGATCTTTATAGATTTAAGAGACAGGTCAGGTATAGTTCAAGTCGTTTTTAATCCTGATATAGATGCTGAGTCATTTGAAAAAGCGAATAAGTTACGTTCTGAATATGTAATTGTAGTTTCTGGTCAAGTGGAAGTAAGACCGGAAGGTAATGTTAATGAAGAAATGTTAACAGGAGAAATTGAAATTAATGCTTTAAAATTAGAAGTATTAGATAGCGCTAAGACACCACCGTTTTTAATAATGGATGACGTAGATGCAAGTGAAGATTTGCGTCTGAAATATAGATATTTAGATTTGAGAAGGCCTTTAATGAAGGATATTATAGGACTTAGACATAAAGTTATGAAAAGAACTAGGGATTTTCTAGATAGTCAAGGATTTTGGGAAATAGAAACTCCTATATTGACTAAAAGTTCACCTGAAGGTGCAAGAGATTACCTAGTTCCAAGTAGGGTTAATCCGGGTTCGTTCTTTGCTCTTCCTCAGTCTCCTCAACTGTTTAAACAAATGTTAATGCTATCGGGTATGGAAAAGTATTTTCAAATAGCCCGTTGCTTTAGAGATGAAGACCTTAGAGCGAACAGACAACCTGAGTTTACACAAATAGATATTGAGATGTCATTTATAGAAGAAGAGGATATTTTTTCGTTAACTGATGGGTTGATAAGATCTTTGTTTGAGTTAGTCGATATAGAAGTTCCAAAGAAAATTCCAATGATGACATATGATGAGGCTATAGATAGATTTGGCTCTGATAAACCGGATTTACGTTTTGGAATGGAGTTACATAATGTTACTTCTGTTCTTGAAGATAGTGAATTTAAAGTGTTTAGCGCAACTATAAAAAATGGTGGGCAGGTAAAAGGTATAAATTTCAAGGGTGGAGCAAGTTCTCCGAGAAGAAAAATTGATGAATACACGGAATTTGTAAAAAATTACCAAGCTAAAGGTTTAGCCTGGGTAGCTCTTAAGGATGATGAAATAAAATCACCTATAGCTAAATTTTTAAGTGAAGAAGAAATAGATAATCTAATCTCTTCTTTAAATGCTGAACAAGGAGATTTATTATTATTTGTAGCGGATAAACCTAAAGTTGTTGCTAATTCACTAGCTAATTTGAGATTGAAAATAGCTAAAGATGAAGAACTTATTGAAGATAATTCCTATGAATTTCTTTGGATAGTTGATTTCCCTATGTTTGAATACGATGAGGAAGAAGACCGCTGTGTAGCATTACATCATCCGTTTACTTCTCCTCTTGAAGAGGATATTCATCTATTAGAAACAAATCCACTAAAAGTTAAGTCAAAAGCTTATGATTTAGTTTTAAATGGAGAAGAAGTCGGAGGTGGTAGTATTAGGATTCATAATAGGAATCTTCAAGAAAAGATATTTGCTGCTTTGAAGATAGATGAAGATGAAGCTAATGATAAATTCGGTTATCTTTTGGAAGCATTTGAGTATGGTACTCCTCCTCACGGTGGCATTGCTTTTGGTTTAGATCGTTTAATTATGATTTTAAGTGGGACTGACTCTATTAGAGATGTTATAGCTTTTCCAAAAACACAAAAAGCAACATCTCCTATGACAAAATCACCATCAAGTGTATCATTGAAACAATTAGATGAATTAGGGATTAGAGTTGTTAATAAAGAGAATGATTGTGAATAAGATAATATCCAAAAAGATTAGAT
Protein-coding sequences here:
- the aspS gene encoding aspartate--tRNA ligase; this encodes MLKRKEKLKRTHQCTSLSKANAGEEVVITGWVQKRRDFGGMIFIDLRDRSGIVQVVFNPDIDAESFEKANKLRSEYVIVVSGQVEVRPEGNVNEEMLTGEIEINALKLEVLDSAKTPPFLIMDDVDASEDLRLKYRYLDLRRPLMKDIIGLRHKVMKRTRDFLDSQGFWEIETPILTKSSPEGARDYLVPSRVNPGSFFALPQSPQLFKQMLMLSGMEKYFQIARCFRDEDLRANRQPEFTQIDIEMSFIEEEDIFSLTDGLIRSLFELVDIEVPKKIPMMTYDEAIDRFGSDKPDLRFGMELHNVTSVLEDSEFKVFSATIKNGGQVKGINFKGGASSPRRKIDEYTEFVKNYQAKGLAWVALKDDEIKSPIAKFLSEEEIDNLISSLNAEQGDLLLFVADKPKVVANSLANLRLKIAKDEELIEDNSYEFLWIVDFPMFEYDEEEDRCVALHHPFTSPLEEDIHLLETNPLKVKSKAYDLVLNGEEVGGGSIRIHNRNLQEKIFAALKIDEDEANDKFGYLLEAFEYGTPPHGGIAFGLDRLIMILSGTDSIRDVIAFPKTQKATSPMTKSPSSVSLKQLDELGIRVVNKENDCE